A portion of the Microbulbifer agarilyticus genome contains these proteins:
- a CDS encoding MATE family efflux transporter — protein sequence MPSHTSQPSLLEGSVAAHLRRLALPMVWGILATMSFNVVDTYFVAQLGDGPLAAMSFTFPVVMVINALAIGLGAGMSSVVARAYGAGDMQRVRRLVTDATVLAILIALVVSIAGLLTIEPLFRLLGAEERLLPLITDYMVPWYVGAVFAVVPMVALSALRGIGNSSVTGRIMLGVALFNLILDPLLIFGLLGFPRLELQGAALATVISRGVSFFVAMYILARREHLLAMPTANWAVLKDSWSSLLHIGLPAIATNVIIPMSGGVVVALVAAHGADAVAGLGIALRIEPLALIVFYALSSVVGPFMGQNAGAGKLQRLDETVLVLTRFCLVFGVVLGLLLWLVGGPIAGLFSDSPQVLDVATAYLYLVPFSYAGYGFVMSANAAFNGLGHPLPATMISFLRVLGVYLPLAWLGNQIWGISGLFLATLLSNLVLGLVAWWWLRKHLRQYAKDAPAALG from the coding sequence ATGCCATCCCATACATCACAGCCTTCGTTGCTTGAAGGTTCTGTCGCAGCGCACTTGCGTCGACTCGCCTTGCCGATGGTCTGGGGCATTCTTGCGACCATGTCATTTAACGTGGTGGACACCTATTTTGTTGCCCAGCTCGGAGATGGACCCCTCGCGGCAATGAGCTTTACCTTCCCGGTGGTGATGGTGATCAATGCGCTGGCTATTGGTCTCGGTGCGGGAATGTCTTCGGTGGTCGCACGTGCCTACGGTGCCGGAGATATGCAGCGGGTACGCCGCCTGGTTACCGACGCCACCGTGCTGGCCATACTGATCGCGCTGGTCGTGAGTATTGCCGGGCTACTCACCATAGAGCCTCTATTTCGGCTACTGGGGGCTGAAGAGCGCCTGCTGCCACTGATTACCGACTACATGGTGCCCTGGTATGTCGGTGCGGTGTTTGCCGTAGTGCCCATGGTCGCCCTGTCTGCTCTGCGCGGCATCGGCAATAGCTCCGTGACCGGTCGCATCATGCTCGGGGTTGCGCTGTTTAACCTGATCCTGGATCCGTTGCTGATTTTCGGGCTGCTTGGCTTCCCGCGTCTCGAGTTGCAGGGCGCCGCGTTGGCGACGGTCATATCTCGCGGGGTTAGCTTTTTTGTTGCGATGTATATTCTCGCGCGACGTGAGCACTTGCTCGCCATGCCGACCGCGAACTGGGCCGTGCTGAAAGATTCCTGGTCCAGTTTGCTGCACATCGGACTGCCAGCGATCGCGACCAACGTCATCATTCCCATGTCCGGTGGTGTGGTAGTGGCGCTGGTCGCCGCCCATGGCGCAGATGCGGTGGCGGGGCTCGGAATTGCGCTGCGCATTGAGCCGTTGGCCTTGATTGTCTTTTACGCCCTGTCATCTGTAGTCGGGCCGTTTATGGGGCAGAATGCTGGCGCCGGAAAATTGCAGCGCTTGGATGAAACGGTGTTGGTACTTACGCGATTCTGCCTGGTGTTTGGTGTGGTGCTCGGCCTGTTGCTGTGGTTGGTAGGTGGGCCGATCGCGGGGCTGTTCAGTGATTCCCCGCAAGTACTCGATGTGGCCACGGCCTATCTGTATCTGGTGCCGTTTAGCTATGCGGGCTATGGTTTTGTGATGTCTGCGAACGCCGCATTTAACGGCCTTGGACACCCACTCCCTGCGACCATGATTTCGTTCCTGCGGGTACTGGGGGTTTATCTGCCCTTGGCCTGGCTGGGGAATCAGATCTGGGGTATCAGCGGACTGTTTCTGGCAACGCTGTTATCCAATTTGGTCCTGGGGCTAGTCGCCTGGTGGTGGCTGCGCAAACATTTGCGGCAATATGCCAAGGATGCGCCTGCGGCGCTCGGTTGA